The following are encoded in a window of Ictalurus punctatus breed USDA103 chromosome 13, Coco_2.0, whole genome shotgun sequence genomic DNA:
- the mapk7 gene encoding mitogen-activated protein kinase 7, protein MIRMSSGEVEKSKDSEKSKDNDKNQQGPEVEQHSQPVNDVSTNADASTVAAKNLALLKAHSLDVKFEVGEEYDIIETIGTGAYGVVSSARRRDNGQQVAIKKIPNAFEVVTNAKRTLRELKILKHFKHDNIIAIKDILQPVVPPSAFKSVYVVLDLMESDLHQIIHSRQPLTSEHTRYFLYQLLRGLKYIHSANVIHRDLKPSNLLVNENCELKIGDFGMARGLSAAHADESRSFMTEYVATRWYRAPELMLSLHHYSLAIDLWSVGCIFAEMLGRKQLFPGKHYVHQLQLILSVLGTPPESVVGAIGAERVRSYIQSLPSRAPVPLTKLYPQAEPVALDLLNAMLRFDPRERITVCQALEHPYLDKYHDPDDEPVCVPAFNFEFDRQPMGREQIKEAILAEIQDFHQKKQGSRKIQFKPLQRLGQVAGSTGNHAYPVVPSAQNQPNVTHPQQQKASQNLVITPSSVSLVPSLNKQAPPPDFTHLVNYLTPFTRSCQDVDMPSANSDGQPETIDLTTPTSSQGTPPCGPTGDCTKNESSANQAPAVQTIQRQALHQPSASTAPPSSLTKSGASLSLSQTQAQSLSQSLSQSLGKGGKGTSGEITRKEGAISDDTKAALKAALLKSALRQKARDGSAAALGIDLGSGTGSSSSLVSSSGSEHRRPVTAQERQREREEKRRKRQERAMERKKKLREKEKKEGKSGESLGGVMLSDNDKKLLERWGRMMDKSQVIDSNPTKSNNNKKGSCQMQATMGKGLIKISSDTVESVPDQQPSGLEAFKPPQQIVPQIGQCVASGMFHPHSAFNPLSIPLGPTQNGDIGMVAVSGGGGVAGGALAIVGGGTLGVVATPCSLAKSDALKPQPPTQFQGCGTVITTVGNWTGNQTSGGTAQQQQAQIPHQSQQIQPSSPQLTHVSLPQQSVLLTQTHSNQSLPHPQQTQPLPSVEMPITNPPIKLFSSDSFISKPLALTPNGTRVGIQDTSRSLPTQNSVGASEPLERFCSALGKQQNGTPSHEPSHGAPGSSAQTCLTDTGLPGSCRAPDIHTVTLQLSKSQVDDILPPVFSVTPKGSGAGYGVGFDLDDLLTQSFTDLQHPDLRESHNDSAPLSASLLSDWLEVHRMTPADLESLQQELQLGSPMILSDNSNLP, encoded by the exons GGCAACAGGTAGCAATAAAGAAGATCCCAAATGCTTTTGAAGTTGTGACAAATGCCAAACGCACACTTCGAGAGCTCAAGATCCTGAAACACTTTAAACATGACAACATTATTGCGATTAAGGACATCCTTCAGCCTGTGGTGCCTCCTTCAGCCTTCAAATCGGT GTATGTAGTCCTTGACCTAATGGAGAGTGACCTGCATCAGATCATCCACTCAAGACAACCTCTGACCTCTGAGCACACGCGCTACTTTCTGTACCAACTGTTGCGTGGTCTGAAGTACATCCACTCAGCCAATGTAATCCACCGCGACCTGAAGCCGTCCAACCTGCTGGTGAATGAGAACTGTGAACTAAAGATTGGGGACTTTGGCATGGCCCGGGGTTTGAGTGCTGCCCATGCTGATGAGTCACGTTCCTTCATGACCGAGTATGTGGCTACACGTTGGTACCGTGCACCCGAGCTCATGCTCTCACTTCACCACTACAGCCTTGCCATTGACCTCTGGTCAGTGGGCTGCATCTTTGCCGAGATGCTGGGTCGGAAGCAGCTCTTCCCAGGCAAGCACTATGTCCATCAGTTGCAGCTGATTCTCTCTGTCTTGGGTACACCCCCTGAGAGTGTGGTGGGTGCTATTGGAGCTGAAAGAGTGCGCTCTTACATTCAGAGCTTGCCTTCCAGGGCACCCGTGCCCCTCACCAAACTGTACCCACAGGCTGAACCTGTTGCACTGGACCTTCTGAATGCCATGTTGCGCTTTGACCCTCGTGAACGGATTACTGTGTGCCAGGCACTAGAGCACCCTTACCTTGACAAGTACCATGACCCAGATGatgagcctgtgtgtgtgcctgcctTCAATTTTGAGTTTGACCGACAGCCAATGGGGCGAGAGCAGATCAAGGAGGCCATACTTGCTGAAATACAGGACTTCCACCAAAAGAAACAAGGTAGCAGGAAGATCCAATTCAAGCCACTCCAGAGATTGGGGCAAGTGGCAGGGAGCACAGGTAATCATGCCTACCCAGTGGTGCCCAGTGCTCAAAACCAGCCGAATGTGACACACCCTCAGCAGCAGAAAGCAAGTCAAAATTTGGTCATAACACCGAGCTCAGTCAGCTTGGTCCCTTCATTAAATAAGCAAGCTCCTCCACCTGATTTTACCCATCTTGTCAATTATTTGACACCATTCACAAGAAGCTGTCAGGATGTGGACATGCCCAGCGCAAATTCAGATGGACAACCAGAAACCATAGACCTCACCACTCCCACATCCAGCCAAGGCACACCACCTTGTGGACCAACTGGAGACTGCACCAAAAACGAGTCTTCTGCAAATCAAGCTCCTGCTGTACAGACAATTCAGAGGCAGGCACTCCACCAGCCATCAGCCTCTACAGCACCTCCATCCAGTCTTACAAAATCTGGGGCCTCTCTTTCACTATCTCAGACGCAagctcaatctctctctcagtcactcTCTCAATCACTTGGAAAAGGGGGGAAAGGAACTTCTGGGGAAATCACTAGAAAAGAAGGAGCAATATCAGATGATACCAAAGCAGCACTCAAAGCAGCTTTGCTCAAGTCAGCACTAAGGCAAAAGGCACGAG ATGGAAGTGCTGCAGCCCTAGGTATAGATTTGGGCAGTGGGACTGGGAGCTCATCTTCCTTGGTTTCGTCCTCTGGTTCAGAACACAGGAGACCTGTTACAGCACAAGAGAGACAgcgggagagagaagagaaacgaAGGAAAAGACAGGAACGAGCAATGGAGCGAAAGAAAAAGctgagagaaaaggagaaaaaggaaGGCAAATCAGGCGAGTCCTTGGGTGGTGTCATGCTGAGCGACAATGACAAGAAGCTGCTGGAACGGTGGGGCCGAATGATGGACAAATCACAGGTCATAGACAGTAACCCTACTAAGTCCAATAACAATAAGAAAGGTTCTTGCCAGATGCAGGCAACCATGGGAAAAGGCCTGATAAAGATATCATCAGACACTGTGGAATCAGTGCCAGACCAACAACCAAGTGGGTTGGAGGCGTTCAAACCACCCCAACAAATAGTGCCTCAGATTGGTCAGTGTGTGGCATCAGGAATGTTTCATCCACATTCCGCATTCAATCCCTTGTCAATCCCTCTAGGCCCCACTCAAAATGGAGACATTGGGATGGTGGCAGTtagtggaggtggaggtgtagCGGGTGGGGCTTTGGCCATAGTTGGAGGTGGGACACTTGGTGTAGTTGCAACCCCATGTAGCCTTGCCAAAAGTGATGCATTAAAACCCCAACCTCCGACTCAGTTCCAGGGGTGTGGGACAGTAATAACCACAGTAGGGAACTGGACAGGGAACCAGACCAGTGGAGGAACAGCACAGCAGCAACAAGCACAAATCCCACACCAGTCTCAGCAGATCCAGCCGTCTTCTCCACAGCTGACCCATGTGAGCTTACCCCAGCAGTCAGTTCTGCTCACTCAAACCCACTCAAATCAGTCTCTTCCACACCCCCAACAAACTCAACCTCTTCCTAGTGTTGAAATGCCCATCACTAACCCTCCCATCAAACTCTTCTCATCAGACTCCTTCATCAGCAAACCTCTAGCTCTGACTCCCAATGGGACAAGAGTTGGAATTCAGGACACCAGCAGGTCTCTCCCTACCCAGAACTCAGTAGGTGCTTCTGAACCCCTGGAGAGGTTCTGTTCTGCCCTTGGCAAGCAGCAAAATGGTACTCCTTCACATGAACCTTCTCATGGGGCACCTGGATCATCTGCCCAAACTTGCCTCACAGACACTGGGCTACCAGGGAGCTGCAGAGCACCAGACATCCATACAGTCACACTACAGCTGTCTAAGTCACAG GTTGACGATATTTTGCCTCCAGTTTTTTCTGTGACCCCCAAGGGCAGTGGGGCCGGATATGGCGTCGGCTTTGATCTTGACGATCTCCTCACTCAGTCGTTCACTGACCTCCAGCACCCAGACCTCAGGGAAAG TCACAACGACTCTGCACCCCTCTCCGCATCCTTGCTCTCAGATTGGCTGGAAGTACACCGCATGACCCCAGCCGACTTGGAATCACTTCAGCAGGAGCTTCAGCTTGGATCTCCCATGATTCTTTCTGACAACTCCAACCTCCCTTAG
- the zgc:92313 gene encoding serine protease 33: MQPSRFGWISCWVLLGLWTSNAQECGQPPLQSRIVGGFDATAGHWPWQVDIQGSSGHVCGGTIISVSWVLSAAHCFPNPSDTSQYMIYAGRLQLNGWNPYETNHRIKRVVVPYGYTDPQLGQDIALVELASPVTWSDHIQPVCLPNADVSFSGGTMCTITGWGDIRDGISLQGVGTLQQVQVPIIDQSACQEMFQIQPTEQVNIRYDMLCAGFQQGGKDSCQGDSGGPLVCQTSSGVWLQAGIVSFGLGCAQPNRPGVYARVSAFSNFIQSNIPGLQLRSAADHNWTGWLIILSRTVIALAMAQLLR, from the exons ATGCAACCTTCTCGCTTTGGGTGGATTTCCTGCTGGGTATTGTTAG GTCTTTGGACAAGTAATGCACAAG AATGCGGTCAGCCGCCTCTGCAGAGCAGAATAGTTGGAGGATTTGACGCAACTGCAGGTCACTGGCCATGGCAGGTTGATATACAG ggctCTTCAGGACATGTATGTGGAGGAACAATCATCTCTGTGAGCTGGGTTCTGTCTGCAGCTCACTGTTTCCCaaa CCCTTCTGACACGTCCCAGTACATGATCTATGCAGGCCGTTTGCAGTTGAATGGATGGAACCCATATGAGACGAATCATCGGATTAAACGTGTGGTGGTGCCATATGGCTACACTGACCCACAGCTGGGCCAGGACATAGCTTTAGTGGAGTTGGCTAGCCCAGTCACGTGGTCTGATCACATCCAGCCCGTGTGCCTGCCAAATGCAGATGTTTCATTTTCTGGAGGAACGATGTGCACCATCACAGGCTGGGGAGACATTAGAGAtggaa TCTCTTTGCAGGGGGTGGGAACTCTGCAGCAGGTGCAGGTGCCAATCATTGATCAGTCCGCCTGCCAGGAGATGTTCCAGATCCAACCCACAGAGCAGGTTAACATTCGCTATGACATGCTCTGTGCCGGCTTTCAACAGGGGGGAAAAGATTCCTGCCAG GGGGATTCTGGAGGACCGCTGGTGTGCCAAACATCTAGTGGCGTCTGGCTACAGGCTGGCATTGTGAGCTTCGGCCTGGGCTGTGCCCAGCCCAACAGGCCAGGTGTCTATGCTAGAGTGTCGGCCTTTTCCAACTTTATTCAGAGCAACATTCCGGGACTACAACTGCGTAGTGCAGCTGATCACAACTGGACCGGCTGGCTCATCATACTCAGCAGGACTGTAATCGCACTAGCTATGGCACAGCTACTGAGATAA